A window from Gossypium raimondii isolate GPD5lz chromosome 7, ASM2569854v1, whole genome shotgun sequence encodes these proteins:
- the LOC105798795 gene encoding glycine-rich protein 23 has product MAKYLNVVLVLALVVVQATARNVPSDAAGLNDQKNLLTYGGIGGYSGMGSNGMPMGGVGSVGGMTGLGGTGGMGAMVGVGYGGGPGAGSGNEGGVGIDNAPGVVHFP; this is encoded by the coding sequence ATGGCCAAGTACTTGAATGTTGTGCTTGTTCTTGCTCTAGTAGTGGTTCAAGCTACTGCAAGGAATGTGCCTAGCGATGCTGCTGGTCTCAATGACCAAAAGAACCTCCTCACATACGGTGGCATTGGCGGCTACTCTGGCATGGGTTCAAATGGCATGCCAATGGGTGGAGTTGGGAGTGTTGGTGGTATGACTGGCCTTGGTGGTACAGGTGGGATGGGCGCCATGGTAGGTGTTGGGTATGGAGGTGGGCCTGGCGCTGGTAGTGGAAATGAAGGTGGTGTTGGCATTGACAATGCGCCTGGTGTCGTCCACTTTCCTTGA
- the LOC128042523 gene encoding uncharacterized protein LOC128042523 produces the protein MESTALNERMTRWKILLFEFDIVYVNQKAVKESAIIDFLASRALKDYEPLNFDFSNEDIIYVATTEECAEEEQPWKLIFGGASNAMGNKIEAVRVSPNGYHYPFTSKLDFDCMNNMAEYEACIMGFRVAIKRKIKVLEVYGDSALVIYQLKGE, from the coding sequence atggagtcgACTGCTCTGAATGAAAGGATGACTCGATGGAAAATTCTTCTTTTCGAATTTGATATAGTTTACGTGAACCAGAAGGCAGTAAAAGAGAGTGCAATAATAGATTTTCTAGCCAGTAGAGCTCTAAAAGATTACGAgcctttgaattttgatttctcAAATGAAGATATAATATATGTTGCAACTACCGAAGAATGTGCTGAAGAAGAACAGCCCTGGAAACTAATCTTTGGTGGGGCTTCCAATGCTATGGGTAACAAAATCGAGGCAGTCCGAGTATCCCCAAATGGATATCATTATCCCTTTACTAGTAAATTGGACTTTGATTGCATGAACAATATGGCAGAATACgaagcatgcatcatgggtTTCCGTGTAGCCATAAAACGTAAGATTAAAGTACTGGAGGTATATGGGGATTCTGCATTAGTGATCTATCAACTCAAAGGTGAATAA